The following are from one region of the Hymenobacter sp. YIM 151858-1 genome:
- the egtD gene encoding L-histidine N(alpha)-methyltransferase has translation MSAPISSVSGPAASPLAADASAVTQAQPALHNDKPESESEQRTTNNENRATNNELAQHVLEGLSKPQRALSSMYFYDEAGSRLFQQIMELPEYYPTRTEFQLLTRHREAICTALTPENEDAFHLLELGAGDGLKTKILLRQLLDTGTNVVYAPVDISASALEGLASSLRHEMPALQVQPLVAEYAAALTQMRTQAGRKAVLFLGSNIGNFHPEARQQFLRALSSQLTPNDRLLIGFDLQKNPRQIRAAYDDAQGVTAAFNLNLLTRLNRELGADFDLGQWEHFTDYDPQVGVIRSYLVSRRAQQVHVAALGRSFAFAAWETIHTENSYKFTLPQIEALGAAAGLAVQQVFTDEQQWFADVLFAPQG, from the coding sequence ATGTCTGCACCTATTTCTTCTGTTTCCGGCCCGGCCGCCAGCCCGTTGGCTGCTGATGCTTCAGCCGTAACCCAAGCGCAACCAGCGTTGCACAACGACAAACCCGAGTCGGAAAGCGAACAACGGACAACAAACAACGAAAACCGAGCAACGAACAATGAACTAGCGCAGCACGTGCTCGAGGGCCTCAGCAAACCGCAGCGGGCGTTGTCGTCGATGTATTTCTACGACGAGGCCGGGAGCCGCTTGTTCCAGCAGATCATGGAGCTGCCGGAGTATTACCCCACCCGCACCGAGTTTCAGCTGCTTACCCGACACCGCGAAGCTATTTGCACGGCTTTAACCCCGGAAAACGAGGACGCTTTTCACTTGCTGGAGCTCGGCGCCGGTGACGGGTTGAAAACTAAAATTCTGCTGCGCCAATTGCTCGATACGGGCACAAATGTCGTCTATGCGCCCGTCGACATTTCGGCTTCGGCCCTGGAGGGCTTAGCCAGCAGCCTGCGCCACGAAATGCCCGCGCTGCAGGTGCAACCGTTGGTGGCGGAATACGCGGCAGCCCTGACCCAGATGCGCACGCAGGCAGGCCGCAAAGCGGTGCTGTTCCTGGGTTCCAACATCGGCAACTTTCATCCCGAGGCCCGGCAGCAGTTCCTGCGTGCGCTCAGCAGCCAGCTCACCCCCAACGACCGCCTGCTCATCGGGTTCGATTTGCAAAAAAACCCGCGCCAGATCCGCGCCGCCTACGACGACGCCCAAGGCGTAACGGCCGCGTTCAACCTGAACCTGCTCACGCGCCTCAACCGCGAGCTGGGCGCCGATTTCGACCTAGGGCAGTGGGAGCATTTTACCGACTACGACCCGCAGGTGGGCGTTATCCGCTCGTACCTCGTGAGCCGCCGGGCGCAGCAGGTGCACGTGGCGGCCCTAGGTCGCAGCTTTGCATTTGCCGCCTGGGAGACGATCCATACCGAAAACTCCTACAAGTTCACGCTGCCACAAATTGAGGCCCTAGGTGCCGCCGCGGGGTTGGCGGTGCAGCAGGTGTTCACCGACGAGCAACAGTGGTTTGCCGACGTGCTCTTCGCGCCGCAGGGCTAA
- a CDS encoding MATE family efflux transporter, with amino-acid sequence MALTSLRPHIRPTLLLAYPVMLSQLGHVLVNVVDSMVVGHTGTVPLAAVSLGVSVTTLLMVLGMGLSMGITPLVAAADGQRDIARLGQLLTGGVIMSTVAGVALAGLGWLITPLLKYLNQPAEVVALAAPWVRVMFLSLIPLMVFQGFRQFAEGLGLTRQAMILSVLANVINAVLCYAFVYGRLGAPNLGMMGAAWATLIARVIMAALMAAYVLRAGRLRPYREAIVSWQPEWHIQRRLLDIGLPIGAHLVFEVGAFSVSAIMAGWLGASTQAAHQIAINVASVTFMAVSGVATAATIRVGNLRGIGDLAGARRAGFTAYLLTFLFMATCGLLLVVARHYVPLFYNSDPAVVAQAASLLLIAALFQISDGLQVVGLGALRGLEDVKVPSLVALLSYWVLALPLSYVLGFWLDWGAQGVWVGLLVGLSSVAAILLRRFARETQAAPVAGSAMNESAVLAR; translated from the coding sequence ATGGCTCTGACTTCGTTGCGCCCGCACATCCGCCCCACTCTGCTGCTTGCTTACCCCGTAATGCTCAGCCAGTTGGGCCACGTGCTCGTGAATGTGGTCGACAGCATGGTGGTGGGCCACACCGGCACGGTGCCGCTGGCGGCGGTTTCGTTGGGCGTAAGCGTTACCACTTTGCTGATGGTGCTGGGTATGGGCCTTTCGATGGGCATTACGCCCCTGGTAGCGGCCGCCGATGGCCAGCGCGACATTGCCCGCCTGGGCCAGCTGCTTACGGGCGGCGTAATCATGAGCACGGTTGCGGGAGTAGCGTTGGCCGGCTTGGGCTGGCTGATTACGCCATTGCTGAAGTACCTGAACCAACCAGCCGAGGTGGTGGCGCTGGCCGCGCCGTGGGTGCGCGTCATGTTCCTGTCGCTCATTCCGCTGATGGTGTTTCAGGGTTTCCGGCAGTTTGCCGAAGGCCTGGGCCTCACGCGCCAGGCCATGATACTGTCGGTACTGGCCAACGTGATAAATGCCGTGCTGTGCTACGCTTTCGTGTACGGCCGCCTGGGCGCCCCCAACCTCGGCATGATGGGCGCCGCCTGGGCCACCCTCATTGCTCGCGTAATTATGGCCGCGCTCATGGCGGCGTATGTGCTGCGCGCCGGGCGCCTGCGCCCCTACCGCGAGGCCATCGTCAGCTGGCAGCCCGAGTGGCACATTCAGCGCCGGCTGCTCGATATCGGCTTGCCCATTGGGGCGCATTTGGTGTTTGAGGTAGGCGCGTTCAGCGTTTCGGCCATCATGGCGGGCTGGTTGGGCGCCAGCACGCAGGCCGCCCACCAAATTGCCATCAACGTAGCCTCGGTAACGTTTATGGCCGTGAGCGGCGTAGCCACGGCGGCCACCATTCGGGTGGGCAACCTGCGCGGCATCGGCGACCTGGCCGGGGCACGCCGGGCGGGCTTCACGGCCTACCTGCTCACTTTCCTGTTCATGGCAACGTGCGGGCTGCTGCTGGTGGTGGCCCGTCATTACGTCCCGCTTTTCTACAATTCCGACCCGGCCGTGGTGGCCCAAGCGGCTAGTCTGCTGCTGATTGCGGCCTTGTTCCAGATTTCCGATGGCCTGCAAGTGGTGGGCCTGGGTGCCTTGCGCGGGCTCGAAGACGTGAAGGTGCCTTCGCTGGTGGCCCTGCTTTCCTACTGGGTGCTGGCGCTGCCGCTCAGCTACGTGCTCGGCTTTTGGCTCGATTGGGGCGCGCAGGGCGTTTGGGTGGGCCTGCTGGTGGGCCTTTCGTCGGTAGCTGCTATCTTATTACGCCGCTTCGCCCGCGAAACGCAAGCTGCTCCCGTGGCCGGTTCGGCAATGAACGAAAGTGCCGTGCTCGCGCGTTAG